The following are from one region of the Mustela lutreola isolate mMusLut2 chromosome 7, mMusLut2.pri, whole genome shotgun sequence genome:
- the LTB4R2 gene encoding leukotriene B4 receptor 2 gives MLACYRPPGNETLLSWKASRVTGTALLLLAALLGLPGNGFVVWSLVGWRPARGRPLAATLVLHLALADGAVLLLTPLFVAFLAGQAWPLGQAGCKAVYYACALSMYASVLLTSLLSLQRCLAVTRPFLAPRLRSPALARRLLLAVWLAALLLAAPAAVYRHLWGDRVCQLCHPSPAHAAAHLSLETLTAFVLPFGLVLGCYGLTLARLRGARWGAGQHGTRVGRLVGAIVLAFGLLWAPYHAVNLLQVAAALAPPGGALARLGGAGQAARAGTTALAFFSSSINPVLYVFTAGDLLPRAGPRFLTRLFEGSGEARGGGNSREGTMELRATPRLKVVGQGRGDGDPWDRVERDSQGWDP, from the coding sequence ATGCTGGCCTGCTACCGACCCCCAGGGAACGAGACACTGCTGAGCTGGAAGGCCTCGAGGGTCACGGGCACGGCCCTCCTGCTGCTGGCGGCGCTGCTGGGGCTGCCCGGCAACGGCTTCGTCGTGTGGAGCTTGGTGGGCTGGCGGCCCGCACGGGGGCGACCGCTGGCGGCCACGCTCGTGCTGCACCTGGCGCTGGCCGACGGCGCGGTGCTGCTGCTCACGCCTCTCTTCGTGGCCTTCCTGGCGGGCCAGGCGTGGCCGCTGGGCCAGGCGGGCTGCAAGGCGGTGTACTACGCGTGCGCGCTCAGCATGTACGCCAGCGTGCTACTCACCAGCCTGCTCAGCCTGCAACGCTGCCTGGCCGTCACCCGGCCGTTCCTGGCGCCCCGGCTGCGCAGCCCAGCCCTGGCCCGCCGCCTGCTCCTGGCCGTCTGGCTGGCCGCGCTGCTGCTCGCCGCGCCGGCCGCCGTCTACCGCCACCTGTGGGGAGACCGCGTGTGCCAGCTGTGCCACCCGTCGCCGGCCCATGCCGCCGCCCACCTGAGCCTGGAGACGCTCACAGCCTTCGTGCTCCCCTTCGGGCTGGTGCTCGGTTGCTACGGCCTGACGCTGGCGCGGCTGCGGGGCGCCCGCTGGGGCGCTGGGCAGCATGGGACTCGGGTGGGCCGGCTGGTCGGCGCCATAGTGCTCGCCTTCGGCTTGCTGTGGGCCCCCTACCATGCCGTCAACCTCCTGCAGGTGGCGGCCGCGCTGGCTCCGCCCGGCGGGGCCCTTGCGAGACTGGGCGGGGCGGGCCAGGCGGCGCGAGCTGGGACTACCGCTCTGGCCTTCTTCAGTTCCAGCATCAACCCTGTGCTCTACGTCTTCACCGCCGGGGATCTGCTGCCCCGGGCCGGCCCCCGCTTCCTCACGCGGCTCTTTGAGGGCTCGGGAGAGGCTCGAGGGGGCGGCAACTCTAGGGAGGGGACCATGGAGCTCCGAGCTACCCCTCGGCTTAAAGTGGTGGGGCAGGGCCGGGGCGATGGAGACCCCTGGGACAGAGTGGAAAGGGACAGTCAGGGATGGGATCCTTGA